The following nucleotide sequence is from bacterium.
GCCATGAGAAAGCCCAGCACATTGACCAGGATGCCGAAAAAGTACGTGGTATAAATCAGCTCCTTGTTGCCGGCCTGAGGCCGAATGTAGCCCTGGTAGAGATCGCGGGTCAGAAAGCCGGTGGTGCCGTTGGTCAACGCATTGAATGTGGACATGGCGGCTGCCATCAAAGCCACCAGGATCAGGCCGCGAATGCCCACCGGAACGCTGTGCAGCAACACGCCGGGAAGAATGCGTTCAGGATCCACCGTACCGTGATAGCTCAGCAGATTCAATTTGGAGCTCCAATCCGGTCCCAGCAGCTGACTGAGGCCGGTGATCAACTCGGCGGGAAAAGACTGCGGATGGTTCATGATGCGGGCGATCAATTCAGGCCATTCGTTTGCCGCCACAGCGCCGGCATGGCTCTTGATCAGAGCAGCGGCCTGCATCAGCACGGTCTGATCAGGGAAAAAATCCTTTACCAGAAACAGCCCGAGAACGGCAAAACTGATCATGAGCGGCCAGCGCAACATCATAGTCCATTCCGCCGTGAAGCACAACAGTCCGCAATCGCGGTCGCTGCGCGCGCCGAAAAACCGCGGGTCAGCGCCGGCGCCCAACCCCTGGATCAAAGTTTTGCCAAAGTAGAACAGCATGAGCATGAACAACCAGCTGTACTGCTCATAACCCGCCGGCATGGGGGTGTTGAAATCAGGCAGAGAACCGGTCCAGTTGGGATTGCCGGTCACCGAAGCGGCCAAAGCGCTCAGGTCAGGGATGCCGCTTATTTTTGCCACAGCCACGGCGACGATCAAGCCTACGCCCAGCCAGATACACAGGGATTGAAAAATATCGGAAAAAACAACACCGTAGAATCCGGCTTCGATGGTATAGATGGCGGTGATCACCACCATGATCAAACAGCAGACCATGGGCGAGAACGGCAGAAACATGGAAAGGAACAGACCGGCGCCTTTGAAGGAATAGGCCAGCATGCCGAGGTTCAAAATCACATTGGCCACTACAGAGGTCAGACGGGCGAAATGAGCCCAAAAATCCTTGCCGAACCGGTAGATCATCCATTCGGCGGCAGTGATGACCCCGGAACGACGATGCCATTTCCCCACCCAGAGCATCATGAACACCAGCACCAGCCCGGCGCCGCCGCGAAATTCGACATAGATGCCGCGCGGACCCAGCAGATAGAGGAAAGAGGTGATGATCATGGTGCCGGTCATGTCGAACCAGAACGACATCTGCGACAGGCCGAGCAGCCACCAGGGCATGTTTCGTCCGGCGAGAAAATAGTGTTCCAGATTGGTGGCCGCTTTTTTGCGAAAATAGCTGCCGATGCCGATCAAGACGATGAAATAAAAAATAAATATGACGTAATCCCAAGCTCGCAGGTAATCCATCTCGCTCTCTCCTTATGATTCGGAACCAGGCTTCGCCATCGGCTCTCATTCACCACGTTCCCGCCGCGACGGCGGCGAAGAGCGCCTGACGGATCGGCGCTGAAAAACCAGTCCAATCTCTCAGGGCAAAAGCAGCTCCCCGCTGTTGCTGTCCAGCACCACGGTGTTGGCCCCGGGCGGCAAAGTCAGGGAAACGGACCGGCCGTTTTTCAGAACAATGTTTTTGCTTCCGCCGGTCTTGCTGTGCAGCACCAGGGCGCCGCCGCCGCTGTAAAAAATATCTCCCGGCTCGGCATAAAAATGCACACCGCAGGATTCGAACAGACTGCGCACATGGTCTTTCTCCACCGGCGGCAGGCCGATCAGCCAGCTGGTGGCATCGACCAGCGTTTTTTTTGCCACAGCGGTTTTTCCGTTTTCAACATATTCGGCCAACGGCACGGCTTCATCGTCCGTGATCGTAAAAATCAGCGTG
It contains:
- a CDS encoding sodium:solute symporter, whose product is MDYLRAWDYVIFIFYFIVLIGIGSYFRKKAATNLEHYFLAGRNMPWWLLGLSQMSFWFDMTGTMIITSFLYLLGPRGIYVEFRGGAGLVLVFMMLWVGKWHRRSGVITAAEWMIYRFGKDFWAHFARLTSVVANVILNLGMLAYSFKGAGLFLSMFLPFSPMVCCLIMVVITAIYTIEAGFYGVVFSDIFQSLCIWLGVGLIVAVAVAKISGIPDLSALAASVTGNPNWTGSLPDFNTPMPAGYEQYSWLFMLMLFYFGKTLIQGLGAGADPRFFGARSDRDCGLLCFTAEWTMMLRWPLMISFAVLGLFLVKDFFPDQTVLMQAAALIKSHAGAVAANEWPELIARIMNHPQSFPAELITGLSQLLGPDWSSKLNLLSYHGTVDPERILPGVLLHSVPVGIRGLILVALMAAAMSTFNALTNGTTGFLTRDLYQGYIRPQAGNKELIYTTYFFGILVNVLGFLMA